The Caenorhabditis elegans chromosome II genome has a segment encoding these proteins:
- the cnt-1 gene encoding Arf-GAP with coiled-coil, ANK repeat and PH domain-containing protein 2 (Confirmed by transcript evidence): MQDVHSLVPKEMFQHPSGMPIEPDVMMEGYLYKRSSNAFKTWNRRWFQIKDKQLLYSHRSTDLEPATIMEENLRICLVRPAPSNIDRIGCFELVTPTRIHLLQADSESLCQDWMRALQRTILALHEGDSVDVASTSPRNKTTSMSSGVTLTSANAISPLSNAMDVTKGRSVSDPASTYTSANTSSISTAAGFSSSTTAFEQVRRVPGNEVCADCGSPAPKWVSINLGVVLCIECSGAHRSLGVQTSKVRSLCMDSIDNELRDVLLALGNRQVNEIFLAHLPPADSIVPPQINEKSARPAREAWIKAKYVERRFAVAEDTRARSSATNRQEHLKHKTSIGGNSSSNGVNRSSSYADVQDAESGGLLDADPWSADLSVPVPTASKRLSACGSDTNLDAIGSSSIDTKTVEWDSVKEACECGDLLALMTAYAQGFDLNALHNGTTALHIATRNGQTAAVEFLLLNGAKINMLDEKLNTPLHLAAKEGHTLPVCQLLKRGADSNLANVDSKTPLDIAMECTHADIVTLFRVTIMRNDFNADFNNPMDETVEAVISDIARRAATEKEQKKTESLKSTSDI, from the exons ATGCAGGATGTACATTCGCTTGTTCCAAAG GAAATGTTCCAACACCCATCGGGTATGCCAATCGAGCCAGATGTGATGATGGAAGGATATCTCTACAAAAGATCGTCGAACGCCTTCAAAACCTGGAATCGACGATGGTTTCAGATAAAGGATAAGCAGTTG CTCTACTCGCACCGATCCACAGATCTCGAGCCGGCAACCATCATGGAAGAGAATCTTCGCATTTGTCTCGTTCGTCCAGCCCCGTCTAATATCGATCGAATCGGATGTTTCGAGCTCGTCACTCCAACTCGGATTCACTTGCTCCAAGCGGATTCGGAATCTCTGTGCCAAGACTGGATGCGGGCTCTTCAACGAACTATTCTCGCACTTCATGAGGGTGACTCTGTCGATGTGGCTTCTACGAGTCCACGTAATAAGACGACTTCCATGTCATCAGGTGTTACTTTGACAAGTGCTAACGCGATTTCTCCGTTATCGAATGCAATGGATGTCACGAAAGGAAGATCGGTGTCGGATCCGGCGTCGACAT acaCCTCCGCAAACACTTCATCCATCTCCACGGCCGCCGGCTTTTCCTCTTCCACGACCGCATTCGAACAAGTCCGCCGCGTCCCAGGCAACGAAGTTTGTGCGGATTGTGGCTCACCGGCTCCAAAATGGGTGAGCATCAATCTGGGCGTTGTGCTCTGCATTGAATGCTCCGGAGCTCATCGATCACTGGGAGTTCAGACGTCGAAAGTTCGATCACTTTGTATGGATTCAATCGATAATGAGCTTCGGGATGTGCTTCTCGCATTGGGAAATCGACAagttaatgaaattttcctaGCACATCTCCCACCGGCCGATTCAATTGTTCCACCgcaaatcaatgaaaaatcggCAAGACCGGCACGTGAAGCATGGATTAAGGCGAAATACGTGGAACGGAGATTCGCGGTGGCCGAGGATACACGGGCGAGAAGTTCGGCCACGAATCGACAGGAACATTTGAAGCATAAGACGAGTATTGGAGGAAATAGTAGTAGTAATGGAGTGAATAGGAGTAGTTCGTATGCAGATGTTCAGGATGCTGAAAGTGGGGGATTATTAGATGCTGATCCGTGGTCTG CCGACCTATCGGTTCCAGTGCCAACTGCCTCGAAACGTCTCTCCGCTTGTGGTTCAGACACGAATCTCGATGCCATCGGTTCCTCATCAATTGACACAAAAACTGTTGAATGGGATTCCGTAAAAGAAGCATGTGAATGTGGAGATCTTTTGGCTCTGATGACAGCTTATGCTCAAGGATTTGATCTGAATGCACTGCACAATGGAACCACTGCACTTCATATTGCCACAAGGAATGGGCAAACTGCTGCAGTAGAGTTTTTATTGCTCAATGGAGCGAAGATTAATATGCTCGATGAGAAGTTGAATACGCCATTGCATTTGGCTGCAAAGGAGGGACATACCTT acccGTGTGCCAACTTCTGAAACGTGGTGCTGACAGTAACCTAGCAAATGTGGACAGCAAGACACCGTTGGATATCGCAATGGAGTGCACACATGCAGATATTGTTACGCT attccgTGTGACAATAATGCGAAACGACTTCAACGCGGACTTCAACAACCCGATGGACGAAACCGTGGAGGCAGTCATCTCGGATATTGCTCGCCGAGCCGCCACAGAGAAAGAGCAAAAGAAGACAGAATCGCTGAAGAGCACTAGTGACATttag
- the cnt-1 gene encoding Truncated cnt-1 (Confirmed by transcript evidence), whose product MSTKSIATSSTASSSSSHHQEHTVTELIMFFTSEEPPEPEPFSRSTEKSGIRTSKVITRTITISAETKLKMDLLEEQRREKRVKLEIEKSRIRAENLQRMQEISSEPKTRGSKRSLMRRAAKRTKGRISSLLIRDSSVDSGSITDKALKDKKRGLSLEWEVKDQGRFAESFSDSRLMEMFQHPSGMPIEPDVMMEGYLYKRSSNAFKTWNRRWFQIKDKQLLYSHRSTDLEPATIMEENLRICLVRPAPSNIDRIGCFELVTPTRIHLLQADSESLCQDWMRALQRTILALHEGDSVDVASTSPRNKTTSMSSGVTLTSANAISPLSNAMDVTKGRSVSDPASTYTSANTSSISTAAGFSSSTTAFEQVRRVPGNEVCADCGSPAPKWVSINLGVVLCIECSGAHRSLGVQTSKVRSLCMDSIDNELRDVLLALGNRQVNEIFLAHLPPADSIVPPQINEKSARPAREAWIKAKYVERRFAVAEDTRARSSATNRQEHLKHKTSIGGNSSSNGVNRSSSYADVQDAESGGLLDADPWSADLSVPVPTASKRLSACGSDTNLDAIGSSSIDTKTVEWDSVKEACECGDLLALMTAYAQGFDLNALHNGTTALHIATRNGQTAAVEFLLLNGAKINMLDEKLNTPLHLAAKEGHTLPVCQLLKRGADSNLANVDSKTPLDIAMECTHADIVTLFRVTIMRNDFNADFNNPMDETVEAVISDIARRAATEKEQKKTESLKSTSDI is encoded by the exons ATGTCCACTAAATcaattgccacgtcatcaactgcctcgtcatcatcatcacatCATCAGGAGCACACTGTAACAGAGCTTATCATGTTCTTTACGAGTGAAGAGCCTCCGGAGCCAGAGCCCTTCTCCAGGAGCACTGAAAAATCTGGGATCCGAACGTCGAAAGTTATCACGAGAACGATCACGATTAGTGCGGAGACGAAGTTGAAAATGGATTTGTTGGAGGAGCAACGCAGAGAAAAGCGTGTAaagctggaaattgaaaagtccAGAATTCGAGCTGAAAACCTCCAGCGAATGCAGGAAATTAGCTCGGAGCCCAAAACTCGCGGCTCCAAGCGAAGCCTGATGAGAAGAGCTGCAAAACGAACGAAAGGCCGGATTTCGAGCCTTTTGATTCGAGATTCGTCTGTGGATAGTGGAAGTATCACTGATAAAGCGTTGAAGGATAAGAAACGCGGATTGTCTTTGGAATGGGAGGTCAAGGATCAAGGTCGATTTGCCGAGAGTTTTTCTGATTCAAGGCTTATG GAAATGTTCCAACACCCATCGGGTATGCCAATCGAGCCAGATGTGATGATGGAAGGATATCTCTACAAAAGATCGTCGAACGCCTTCAAAACCTGGAATCGACGATGGTTTCAGATAAAGGATAAGCAGTTG CTCTACTCGCACCGATCCACAGATCTCGAGCCGGCAACCATCATGGAAGAGAATCTTCGCATTTGTCTCGTTCGTCCAGCCCCGTCTAATATCGATCGAATCGGATGTTTCGAGCTCGTCACTCCAACTCGGATTCACTTGCTCCAAGCGGATTCGGAATCTCTGTGCCAAGACTGGATGCGGGCTCTTCAACGAACTATTCTCGCACTTCATGAGGGTGACTCTGTCGATGTGGCTTCTACGAGTCCACGTAATAAGACGACTTCCATGTCATCAGGTGTTACTTTGACAAGTGCTAACGCGATTTCTCCGTTATCGAATGCAATGGATGTCACGAAAGGAAGATCGGTGTCGGATCCGGCGTCGACAT acaCCTCCGCAAACACTTCATCCATCTCCACGGCCGCCGGCTTTTCCTCTTCCACGACCGCATTCGAACAAGTCCGCCGCGTCCCAGGCAACGAAGTTTGTGCGGATTGTGGCTCACCGGCTCCAAAATGGGTGAGCATCAATCTGGGCGTTGTGCTCTGCATTGAATGCTCCGGAGCTCATCGATCACTGGGAGTTCAGACGTCGAAAGTTCGATCACTTTGTATGGATTCAATCGATAATGAGCTTCGGGATGTGCTTCTCGCATTGGGAAATCGACAagttaatgaaattttcctaGCACATCTCCCACCGGCCGATTCAATTGTTCCACCgcaaatcaatgaaaaatcggCAAGACCGGCACGTGAAGCATGGATTAAGGCGAAATACGTGGAACGGAGATTCGCGGTGGCCGAGGATACACGGGCGAGAAGTTCGGCCACGAATCGACAGGAACATTTGAAGCATAAGACGAGTATTGGAGGAAATAGTAGTAGTAATGGAGTGAATAGGAGTAGTTCGTATGCAGATGTTCAGGATGCTGAAAGTGGGGGATTATTAGATGCTGATCCGTGGTCTG CCGACCTATCGGTTCCAGTGCCAACTGCCTCGAAACGTCTCTCCGCTTGTGGTTCAGACACGAATCTCGATGCCATCGGTTCCTCATCAATTGACACAAAAACTGTTGAATGGGATTCCGTAAAAGAAGCATGTGAATGTGGAGATCTTTTGGCTCTGATGACAGCTTATGCTCAAGGATTTGATCTGAATGCACTGCACAATGGAACCACTGCACTTCATATTGCCACAAGGAATGGGCAAACTGCTGCAGTAGAGTTTTTATTGCTCAATGGAGCGAAGATTAATATGCTCGATGAGAAGTTGAATACGCCATTGCATTTGGCTGCAAAGGAGGGACATACCTT acccGTGTGCCAACTTCTGAAACGTGGTGCTGACAGTAACCTAGCAAATGTGGACAGCAAGACACCGTTGGATATCGCAATGGAGTGCACACATGCAGATATTGTTACGCT attccgTGTGACAATAATGCGAAACGACTTCAACGCGGACTTCAACAACCCGATGGACGAAACCGTGGAGGCAGTCATCTCGGATATTGCTCGCCGAGCCGCCACAGAGAAAGAGCAAAAGAAGACAGAATCGCTGAAGAGCACTAGTGACATttag
- the Y17G7B.22 gene encoding C2H2-type domain-containing protein (Confirmed by transcript evidence), translated as MSSKLTKDEIEKKIAELQELLRTGNYETNNGPERLKTIDIEVGEVTEGVRKLNVEWNEDNELLFACQKCMSAFHAESDLSNHEQLTHFNRNIPRKKFKYYCDKCNERFIYEHLLYRHKEEHLHTGIIPGVALIDELRKKHKMTKSDFFKKYPNSCDHCSKNFDCNQH; from the exons ATGTCATCAAAGTTGACTAAAGAcgaaattgagaagaaaattgCTGAGCTTCAAGAATTACTTCGG aCTGGTAATTATGAAACTAATAATGGACCTGAAAGATTGAAAACAATTGACATAGAAGTCGGAGAAGTAACAGAAGGAGTCAGGAAACTCAATGTAGAATGGAATGAAGATAATGA gttGCTGTTTGCTTGTCAAAAATGTATGAGTGCCTTTCACGCTGAATCGGATTTATCGAATCACGAACAACTAACCCATTTCAACAGAAACattccaagaaaaaa GTTTAAGTATTATTGTGATAAATGCAATGAACGATTTATTTATGAGCATTTATTGTATAGGCATAAAGAAGAACACTTGCATACTGGCATAATTCCTGGCGTTGCCCTCATAGATGAATTgcgaaaaaaacacaagatGACAAAAAG tgactttttcaaaaagtacccAAACTCCTGCGACCACTGCAGCAAGAATTTTGATTGCAATCAACATTAG
- the cnt-1 gene encoding Truncated cnt-1 (Confirmed by transcript evidence) has translation MTVSNNGMAMPSVPPKIDCSEAIQDSPKFRATVAQHAMYFNRLENRLNEMLRHITAMIDFSKNYTNTFYKLTVSVNQLCDESFSGNPLASTTFQGLSEAYAHTVNLFRTYFDHSNVVTFTKLSNFIKIELTKVAESRAHFENMSQSMDDALVKNASISRQKPADATEGRNALTAVGTCFAHTTLDYVANINIAHAHKDHMILDALWTLVRESSAFFSKGHATFDEWTAADNGAIADTIQTFAAKSKLIERKMQDVHSLVPKEMFQHPSGMPIEPDVMMEGYLYKRSSNAFKTWNRRWFQIKDKQLLYSHRSTDLEPATIMEENLRICLVRPAPSNIDRIGCFELVTPTRIHLLQADSESLCQDWMRALQRTILALHEGDSVDVASTSPRNKTTSMSSGVTLTSANAISPLSNAMDVTKGRSVSDPASTYTSANTSSISTAAGFSSSTTAFEQVRRVPGNEVCADCGSPAPKWVSINLGVVLCIECSGAHRSLGVQTSKVRSLCMDSIDNELRDVLLALGNRQVNEIFLAHLPPADSIVPPQINEKSARPAREAWIKAKYVERRFAVAEDTRARSSATNRQEHLKHKTSIGGNSSSNGVNRSSSYADVQDAESGGLLDADPWSADLSVPVPTASKRLSACGSDTNLDAIGSSSIDTKTVEWDSVKEACECGDLLALMTAYAQGFDLNALHNGTTALHIATRNGQTAAVEFLLLNGAKINMLDEKLNTPLHLAAKEGHTLPVCQLLKRGADSNLANVDSKTPLDIAMECTHADIVTLFRVTIMRNDFNADFNNPMDETVEAVISDIARRAATEKEQKKTESLKSTSDI, from the exons atgACAGTATCAAACAATGGAATGGCGATGCCGTCTGTTCCGCCAAAAATCGACTGCTCCGAGGCAATTCAG GATTCTCCAAAATTCCGCGCAACAGTCGCTCAACATGCAATGTATTTTAATCGATTAGAGAATCGGCTCAACGAAATGCTCCGACACATCACTGCAATGATtgatttcagcaaaaattataCGAACACGTTTTA caaattaaCGGTTTCGGTGAATCAATTATGCGATGAAAGCTTCTCCGGCAATCCATTGGCGTCTACAACATTCCAAGGATTATCAGAAGCCTATGCACACACTGTTAACCTATTTCGCACGTATTTCGACCATTCAAATGTGGTCACTTTCACGAAACTGTcgaatttcattaaaat TGAGCTCACAAAAGTGGCAGAATCCCGTGCACATTTTGAGAATATGTCCCAATCAATGGATGATGCATTAGTCAAAAATGCGAGTATTTCAAGGCAAAAGCCTGCAGATGCGACAGAAGGGCGAAATGCACTTACTgcg GTCGGCACTTGCTTCGCACACACCACACTCGACTACGTGGCAAATATTAATATTGCACATGCACACAAGGACCATATGATTCTCGATGCG TTGTGGACACTGGTTCGCGAATCGTCGGCGTTCTTCTCAAAAGGGCACGCCACGTTCGACGAGTGGACAGCTGCCGACAACGGAGCAATCGCCGACACAATTCAGACATTTGCTGCTAAATCGAAGCTCATCGAACGTAAGATGCAGGATGTACATTCGCTTGTTCCAAAG GAAATGTTCCAACACCCATCGGGTATGCCAATCGAGCCAGATGTGATGATGGAAGGATATCTCTACAAAAGATCGTCGAACGCCTTCAAAACCTGGAATCGACGATGGTTTCAGATAAAGGATAAGCAGTTG CTCTACTCGCACCGATCCACAGATCTCGAGCCGGCAACCATCATGGAAGAGAATCTTCGCATTTGTCTCGTTCGTCCAGCCCCGTCTAATATCGATCGAATCGGATGTTTCGAGCTCGTCACTCCAACTCGGATTCACTTGCTCCAAGCGGATTCGGAATCTCTGTGCCAAGACTGGATGCGGGCTCTTCAACGAACTATTCTCGCACTTCATGAGGGTGACTCTGTCGATGTGGCTTCTACGAGTCCACGTAATAAGACGACTTCCATGTCATCAGGTGTTACTTTGACAAGTGCTAACGCGATTTCTCCGTTATCGAATGCAATGGATGTCACGAAAGGAAGATCGGTGTCGGATCCGGCGTCGACAT acaCCTCCGCAAACACTTCATCCATCTCCACGGCCGCCGGCTTTTCCTCTTCCACGACCGCATTCGAACAAGTCCGCCGCGTCCCAGGCAACGAAGTTTGTGCGGATTGTGGCTCACCGGCTCCAAAATGGGTGAGCATCAATCTGGGCGTTGTGCTCTGCATTGAATGCTCCGGAGCTCATCGATCACTGGGAGTTCAGACGTCGAAAGTTCGATCACTTTGTATGGATTCAATCGATAATGAGCTTCGGGATGTGCTTCTCGCATTGGGAAATCGACAagttaatgaaattttcctaGCACATCTCCCACCGGCCGATTCAATTGTTCCACCgcaaatcaatgaaaaatcggCAAGACCGGCACGTGAAGCATGGATTAAGGCGAAATACGTGGAACGGAGATTCGCGGTGGCCGAGGATACACGGGCGAGAAGTTCGGCCACGAATCGACAGGAACATTTGAAGCATAAGACGAGTATTGGAGGAAATAGTAGTAGTAATGGAGTGAATAGGAGTAGTTCGTATGCAGATGTTCAGGATGCTGAAAGTGGGGGATTATTAGATGCTGATCCGTGGTCTG CCGACCTATCGGTTCCAGTGCCAACTGCCTCGAAACGTCTCTCCGCTTGTGGTTCAGACACGAATCTCGATGCCATCGGTTCCTCATCAATTGACACAAAAACTGTTGAATGGGATTCCGTAAAAGAAGCATGTGAATGTGGAGATCTTTTGGCTCTGATGACAGCTTATGCTCAAGGATTTGATCTGAATGCACTGCACAATGGAACCACTGCACTTCATATTGCCACAAGGAATGGGCAAACTGCTGCAGTAGAGTTTTTATTGCTCAATGGAGCGAAGATTAATATGCTCGATGAGAAGTTGAATACGCCATTGCATTTGGCTGCAAAGGAGGGACATACCTT acccGTGTGCCAACTTCTGAAACGTGGTGCTGACAGTAACCTAGCAAATGTGGACAGCAAGACACCGTTGGATATCGCAATGGAGTGCACACATGCAGATATTGTTACGCT attccgTGTGACAATAATGCGAAACGACTTCAACGCGGACTTCAACAACCCGATGGACGAAACCGTGGAGGCAGTCATCTCGGATATTGCTCGCCGAGCCGCCACAGAGAAAGAGCAAAAGAAGACAGAATCGCTGAAGAGCACTAGTGACATttag
- the cnt-1 gene encoding ANK_REP_REGION domain-containing protein (Confirmed by transcript evidence) produces MDSIDNELRDVLLALGNRQVNEIFLAHLPPADSIVPPQINEKSARPAREAWIKAKYVERRFAVAEDTRARSSATNRQEHLKHKTSIGGNSSSNGVNRSSSYADVQDAESGGLLDADPWSADLSVPVPTASKRLSACGSDTNLDAIGSSSIDTKTVEWDSVKEACECGDLLALMTAYAQGFDLNALHNGTTALHIATRNGQTAAVEFLLLNGAKINMLDEKLNTPLHLAAKEGHTLPVCQLLKRGADSNLANVDSKTPLDIAMECTHADIVTLFRVTIMRNDFNADFNNPMDETVEAVISDIARRAATEKEQKKTESLKSTSDI; encoded by the exons ATGGATTCAATCGATAATGAGCTTCGGGATGTGCTTCTCGCATTGGGAAATCGACAagttaatgaaattttcctaGCACATCTCCCACCGGCCGATTCAATTGTTCCACCgcaaatcaatgaaaaatcggCAAGACCGGCACGTGAAGCATGGATTAAGGCGAAATACGTGGAACGGAGATTCGCGGTGGCCGAGGATACACGGGCGAGAAGTTCGGCCACGAATCGACAGGAACATTTGAAGCATAAGACGAGTATTGGAGGAAATAGTAGTAGTAATGGAGTGAATAGGAGTAGTTCGTATGCAGATGTTCAGGATGCTGAAAGTGGGGGATTATTAGATGCTGATCCGTGGTCTG CCGACCTATCGGTTCCAGTGCCAACTGCCTCGAAACGTCTCTCCGCTTGTGGTTCAGACACGAATCTCGATGCCATCGGTTCCTCATCAATTGACACAAAAACTGTTGAATGGGATTCCGTAAAAGAAGCATGTGAATGTGGAGATCTTTTGGCTCTGATGACAGCTTATGCTCAAGGATTTGATCTGAATGCACTGCACAATGGAACCACTGCACTTCATATTGCCACAAGGAATGGGCAAACTGCTGCAGTAGAGTTTTTATTGCTCAATGGAGCGAAGATTAATATGCTCGATGAGAAGTTGAATACGCCATTGCATTTGGCTGCAAAGGAGGGACATACCTT acccGTGTGCCAACTTCTGAAACGTGGTGCTGACAGTAACCTAGCAAATGTGGACAGCAAGACACCGTTGGATATCGCAATGGAGTGCACACATGCAGATATTGTTACGCT attccgTGTGACAATAATGCGAAACGACTTCAACGCGGACTTCAACAACCCGATGGACGAAACCGTGGAGGCAGTCATCTCGGATATTGCTCGCCGAGCCGCCACAGAGAAAGAGCAAAAGAAGACAGAATCGCTGAAGAGCACTAGTGACATttag